The following are encoded in a window of Miltoncostaea marina genomic DNA:
- a CDS encoding thiol-activated cytolysin family protein — MTLGTNGDDLVLGTTGADVIRGLRGRDAICARGGPDAVRGGAGDDRIDAGAGADTVAGGVGRDRILGGGGGDRLRGERGDDTVTGGAGGDAVRGGPERDVMRGDAGDDTVYARDGVAEWPRGGSGRDVAVVDDLDRPAGFEEIRRPPTPPPPGRGEGVDFDTHVRSMAGLDQVPEAAAAEIGRGAAESSGDDVCTTVRSTAAPGYDELFLMDPASDVIYPGSIIHGDTIASGAYVPLVADRAPMTLSLSLENISGSPARTVAQPSLSAVRTAINDILAGEVTGATPARINYEIDEVFSQEQLALSLSADYRNPAVRVAAAFDYGKEDVRSRVVVKFQQIHYTIDVDLPASPAAMFRTPPDAGGLGTASPMYVSTVTYGRQILFTADSSYSASEVSAALAAGFKNAAQSVSFEVGARYRRVLENSSLKAYVLGGSGGQAAGAVVAGVDGLNALIATGGDYSRQSPGARCPTSCAP; from the coding sequence GTGACGCTGGGGACGAACGGCGATGACCTGGTCCTCGGCACCACCGGCGCCGACGTCATCCGCGGCCTCCGGGGCCGCGACGCGATCTGCGCCCGAGGCGGACCCGACGCCGTGCGCGGTGGGGCCGGCGACGACCGCATCGACGCCGGCGCCGGTGCCGACACCGTCGCCGGCGGCGTCGGCAGGGATCGCATCCTCGGCGGGGGCGGTGGGGACCGGCTCCGCGGTGAGCGGGGCGACGACACCGTCACCGGCGGGGCCGGCGGGGACGCCGTCAGGGGCGGGCCGGAACGTGACGTCATGCGCGGCGACGCCGGTGACGACACGGTGTACGCGCGCGACGGCGTGGCGGAGTGGCCGAGGGGCGGCAGCGGCCGCGACGTGGCCGTCGTCGACGACCTCGACAGGCCGGCCGGCTTCGAGGAGATCCGGCGTCCGCCGACACCGCCGCCTCCCGGGAGGGGCGAGGGCGTCGATTTCGACACGCACGTCAGGTCGATGGCCGGCCTCGACCAGGTGCCGGAGGCCGCGGCTGCCGAGATCGGCAGGGGGGCGGCGGAGTCGTCGGGCGACGACGTCTGCACGACGGTCAGGTCCACGGCGGCCCCCGGCTACGACGAGCTGTTCCTCATGGACCCGGCGTCGGACGTCATCTATCCCGGCTCGATCATCCACGGCGACACGATCGCGAGCGGCGCGTACGTCCCGCTCGTGGCCGACCGCGCGCCCATGACGCTCTCGCTCTCGCTGGAGAACATCTCCGGCAGCCCGGCGCGCACGGTCGCCCAGCCGAGCCTGTCGGCCGTCCGGACCGCGATCAACGACATCCTGGCCGGCGAGGTCACCGGGGCGACGCCGGCACGCATCAACTACGAGATCGACGAGGTCTTCTCGCAGGAGCAGCTCGCCCTGAGCCTCAGCGCCGACTACAGGAACCCGGCCGTCAGGGTGGCGGCCGCGTTCGACTACGGCAAGGAGGACGTCAGGAGCCGGGTGGTCGTGAAGTTCCAGCAGATCCACTACACGATCGACGTCGATCTGCCGGCGTCGCCGGCCGCGATGTTCCGCACGCCGCCCGACGCCGGCGGCCTCGGGACGGCGTCGCCGATGTACGTCTCCACGGTCACCTACGGACGCCAGATCCTGTTCACGGCCGATTCGTCGTACTCGGCGTCCGAGGTCTCCGCGGCGCTGGCGGCCGGCTTCAAGAACGCGGCGCAGTCCGTGAGCTTCGAGGTGGGCGCCCGCTACAGGCGTGTGCTCGAGAACTCCTCGCTCAAGGCCTACGTGCTCGGAGGGTCCGGCGGGCAGGCCGCAGGCGCGGTCGTCGCCGGCGTCGACGGGCTCAACGCCCTGATCGCGACGGGCGGCGACTACAGCAGGCAGTCACCGGGCGCGCGCTGTCCTACAAGCTGCGCTCCCTGA
- a CDS encoding phage major capsid protein, with protein MTLRERLRRAEQRLASLRDQRATAREALATARQAFEAAGEDAGTDHPTFLTAQEASEELDRISGELEAAEREQVALLRLAASEQDGDGPGAGDGSDRIEDVERYSREGLRGHANVILRRAGEVARGEAAQRLAAIAHGRTPIGRTSLGPAGTREELAAELDRADLAGLMQPDRRGLIEPTLRPLTFLDFLPFAGTDSNMVQYVRATTLPSDGAAVAPTAEGALKPEMNPLVFEDEDAPIRTIAAWTKQKKQVLADAPFLEGLLRTLLVYEVRRSLLGQLIAGDGTGENVLGLLNFPDVLTYARGTVDAGENIADAVLQGIVEVQDHDREPEVVLLNPRDIARIRLMRDDSGATAGTGGYLFGPPSQQGAATIWGYPMVAERSLPVGTALVADPAGALGLLRSGVEVLVSDSDQDDFIRNRITLLAELRAGLAVLRPDAFCKVTITEPVAP; from the coding sequence ATGACGCTCCGTGAGCGACTGCGGCGGGCCGAGCAGCGCCTCGCCTCCCTCCGCGACCAGCGCGCGACCGCGCGCGAGGCGCTGGCGACCGCCCGCCAGGCCTTCGAGGCCGCCGGCGAGGACGCCGGCACCGACCACCCCACCTTCCTGACCGCCCAGGAGGCCTCCGAGGAGCTCGACCGCATCTCCGGCGAGCTCGAGGCGGCCGAGCGCGAGCAGGTCGCCCTGCTGCGCCTGGCGGCCTCCGAGCAGGACGGCGACGGTCCCGGCGCCGGCGACGGCTCCGACCGCATCGAGGACGTCGAGCGCTACAGCCGCGAGGGCCTGCGCGGCCACGCGAACGTGATCCTGCGCCGCGCCGGCGAGGTCGCCCGCGGCGAGGCCGCGCAGCGCCTGGCGGCGATCGCGCACGGCCGCACCCCGATCGGGCGAACCTCGCTCGGGCCGGCCGGCACGCGCGAGGAGCTCGCCGCCGAGCTCGACCGGGCCGACCTGGCCGGGCTCATGCAGCCGGACCGGCGGGGGCTCATCGAGCCGACGCTGCGCCCGCTGACGTTCCTGGACTTCCTGCCGTTCGCGGGCACGGACTCGAACATGGTCCAGTACGTCCGCGCGACGACGCTGCCCTCCGACGGCGCCGCGGTGGCGCCGACGGCCGAGGGCGCGCTGAAGCCGGAGATGAACCCCCTCGTCTTCGAGGACGAGGACGCCCCGATCCGCACGATCGCGGCGTGGACCAAGCAGAAGAAGCAGGTGCTGGCCGACGCCCCGTTCCTCGAGGGGCTGCTGCGCACGCTGCTGGTCTACGAGGTGCGGCGCTCGCTGCTCGGCCAGCTCATCGCCGGCGACGGAACCGGCGAGAACGTCCTCGGCCTGCTCAACTTCCCCGACGTCCTGACCTACGCCCGCGGGACGGTGGACGCCGGCGAGAACATCGCCGACGCGGTCCTGCAGGGCATCGTCGAGGTCCAGGACCACGACCGCGAGCCCGAGGTCGTGCTGCTCAACCCGCGCGACATCGCCCGCATCCGGCTGATGCGCGACGACTCGGGCGCCACGGCCGGCACCGGCGGCTACCTGTTCGGCCCACCGAGCCAGCAGGGCGCGGCGACGATCTGGGGCTACCCGATGGTCGCCGAGCGCTCCCTGCCGGTCGGCACTGCCCTCGTGGCCGACCCCGCCGGCGCCCTCGGCCTGCTGCGCTCGGGCGTCGAGGTCCTGGTGAGCGACTCCGACCAGGACGACTTCATCCGCAACCGGATCACGCTCCTCGCGGAGCTCCGGGCCGGCCTCGCGGTCCTGCGCCCGGACGCCTTCTGCAAGGTCACGATCACGGAGCCGGTGGCGCCGTGA
- a CDS encoding tape measure protein, with protein sequence MADESQVLVRMRLLGAAAMARDVKGTSRALGDMERRGRSTGRSLSGMERASAMASAGFARFESGMGAVAGGLSSVEAGARRVISVTTVMASAIGGALAFTGSRYNAMQDQQRIAFTAMTRSAEEAEEIIKRIGALADASPTLDPGNVGQGVQRMMAYGLSVEQSFEAVERIGDMAPVAGKAIEEAMGQASLAFGQIQSKGKLSAEELNQLAESVAVGRAAVAKELGMTGEEFEEAMRAGEIKAAEGLEAIFAAMEKRSGGAAAQMAEATAGEMDRLMEVLSSGAGKLTRPFYDAVGDFAGFLAERMGQVDLEAVGQGVFDTIAGFGRTIADLASRIDWDAVMGGARAALDWIAGAAPGVMSAVGGFLERVPDIARGVVDVVGQVVDALRPAMPFVQNVVLPLLKGIAIGVIGGVVAAFKLAVPVIKVIATALGWIGEAAKPLRPVIETVGKVIGFLFGPAILGGIARLALMFTKAGGVVGKVGSIVATAAKVAALPMRVLDRVLRGVLRVFGLLGRGVMRAARLFDEALAFVRRYVGFMSGLPGRIGRIVVNMVGRFVSGLARLPGAAMRAGRSVVTAIGRFLGSLPSRMWTWMSGAARELSGGRVLAALGNAAKRIGKAIVDGIVGFIKGAPGAIASAIGSVLPGPLRGLFGGAPDAAARTAAAALSSGGGMMPGANASGGLVPRGGWSWVGERGPELARFPAGARIYPAGQSERMAAAGQRMASRAEQLYATLLVNLDGRELHRGVHRVERAKVEFA encoded by the coding sequence TTGGCAGACGAGTCACAGGTGCTGGTCCGGATGCGCCTGCTCGGCGCCGCCGCGATGGCCCGCGACGTCAAGGGCACCTCGCGGGCCCTCGGCGACATGGAGCGCCGCGGTCGCAGCACCGGGCGCTCGCTGTCGGGCATGGAGCGCGCCTCGGCCATGGCCTCGGCCGGCTTCGCGCGCTTCGAGTCGGGCATGGGCGCGGTCGCCGGCGGCCTGTCGAGCGTCGAGGCGGGCGCGCGCCGGGTGATCTCGGTGACGACCGTGATGGCCTCCGCCATCGGCGGCGCGCTGGCCTTCACCGGCTCCCGCTACAACGCGATGCAGGACCAGCAGCGGATCGCCTTCACCGCCATGACTCGCTCGGCCGAGGAGGCCGAGGAGATCATCAAGCGGATCGGCGCCCTGGCGGACGCCTCGCCGACGCTCGACCCCGGCAACGTCGGCCAGGGCGTGCAGCGGATGATGGCCTACGGCCTCTCCGTCGAGCAGTCCTTCGAGGCGGTCGAGCGGATCGGCGACATGGCGCCGGTGGCCGGCAAGGCGATCGAGGAGGCGATGGGCCAGGCCTCGCTCGCCTTCGGCCAGATCCAGTCGAAGGGGAAGCTCTCCGCCGAGGAGCTGAACCAGCTCGCCGAGTCGGTCGCCGTCGGGCGCGCCGCCGTGGCCAAGGAACTCGGCATGACGGGCGAGGAGTTCGAGGAGGCCATGCGCGCCGGCGAGATCAAGGCCGCCGAGGGTCTCGAGGCGATCTTCGCGGCCATGGAGAAGCGCTCCGGCGGCGCGGCGGCGCAGATGGCGGAGGCGACGGCCGGCGAGATGGACCGCCTGATGGAGGTCCTGTCCAGCGGCGCCGGCAAGCTCACCCGTCCCTTCTACGACGCCGTGGGTGACTTCGCCGGGTTCCTCGCCGAGCGCATGGGGCAGGTGGACCTCGAGGCGGTCGGACAGGGCGTCTTCGACACGATCGCCGGCTTCGGCCGCACGATCGCCGACCTCGCCTCGCGGATCGACTGGGACGCCGTCATGGGCGGCGCTCGCGCGGCCCTCGACTGGATCGCCGGCGCGGCGCCCGGCGTGATGTCCGCCGTCGGCGGCTTCCTCGAGCGCGTGCCGGACATCGCCCGCGGCGTGGTCGACGTCGTCGGCCAGGTGGTCGACGCCCTGCGCCCCGCGATGCCCTTCGTCCAGAACGTCGTGCTGCCGCTGCTGAAGGGCATCGCCATCGGCGTGATCGGCGGCGTGGTGGCTGCCTTCAAGCTCGCCGTGCCGGTCATCAAGGTGATCGCGACCGCGCTCGGCTGGATCGGCGAGGCCGCCAAGCCGCTGCGGCCCGTGATCGAGACGGTCGGCAAGGTGATCGGCTTCCTCTTCGGCCCCGCCATCCTCGGCGGCATCGCGCGGCTCGCCCTCATGTTCACGAAGGCCGGCGGCGTCGTGGGCAAGGTCGGCTCCATCGTGGCGACCGCCGCCAAGGTGGCCGCGCTCCCGATGCGCGTGCTGGACCGGGTGCTGCGCGGCGTGCTCCGCGTCTTCGGCCTACTCGGCCGCGGCGTGATGCGCGCGGCCCGCCTCTTCGATGAGGCGCTCGCCTTCGTCCGCCGCTACGTCGGCTTCATGTCGGGCCTGCCCGGCCGCATCGGCCGCATCGTCGTCAACATGGTCGGCCGCTTCGTCTCGGGCCTCGCCCGCCTGCCCGGTGCGGCCATGCGGGCGGGCCGGTCCGTCGTCACCGCGATCGGCCGCTTCCTCGGCTCGCTGCCGTCGCGCATGTGGACGTGGATGAGCGGGGCCGCCCGCGAGCTCTCCGGGGGCCGCGTGCTCGCCGCCCTGGGCAACGCGGCCAAGCGGATCGGCAAGGCGATCGTCGACGGCATCGTGGGCTTCATCAAGGGCGCCCCGGGGGCGATCGCGTCAGCCATCGGGAGCGTCCTCCCGGGCCCGCTGCGCGGCCTCTTCGGCGGCGCGCCCGACGCCGCGGCCCGCACCGCGGCGGCCGCCCTGTCGAGCGGCGGCGGCATGATGCCCGGCGCGAACGCCTCCGGCGGGCTCGTGCCGCGCGGCGGGTGGTCCTGGGTGGGCGAGCGGGGTCCGGAGCTGGCCCGCTTCCCGGCCGGGGCCCGCATCTACCCTGCCGGCCAGAGCGAGCGGATGGCCGCCGCCGGCCAGCGCATGGCCTCGCGCGCCGAGCAGCTCTACGCGACGCTGCTCGTCAACCTGGACGGCCGCGAGCTGCACCGCGGCGTGCACCGCGTCGAGCGGGCGAAGGTCGAGTTCGCGTGA
- a CDS encoding LysM peptidoglycan-binding domain-containing protein — MSARDRGLAGRVMLKAAEGPLASRPGIVLLLTSPPDFSGGAGGWEAMDRPRRRPARWWRGGVERTQSIAGLLDPLGLNRRFEDGSTVTGTVEAALDHLERLGVTPGGADHPTPVRLHGDLSDPYSRRGGLWVVQGLSLGDRVYAPDGTLRRQAVTVELVDYEEAPSIRPVTVRRTRANVNKPRTRRVTTRKGDTLRLIAVRELGFAGGWQRIRDWNPKQLKGTRPVGPDDPLRAGVRLVLK, encoded by the coding sequence GTGAGCGCTCGTGACCGCGGCCTCGCGGGCCGGGTGATGCTGAAGGCGGCCGAGGGCCCGCTCGCCAGCCGGCCCGGCATCGTGCTGCTGCTGACCTCGCCTCCCGACTTCTCGGGCGGCGCCGGCGGCTGGGAGGCGATGGACCGCCCGCGGCGGCGACCCGCCCGCTGGTGGCGCGGCGGCGTCGAGCGCACGCAGTCGATCGCCGGCCTGCTCGACCCGCTCGGCCTGAACCGCCGCTTCGAGGATGGATCGACGGTCACGGGCACCGTCGAGGCGGCGCTCGATCACCTCGAGCGGCTCGGCGTCACGCCGGGCGGCGCCGACCACCCGACGCCCGTGCGTCTGCACGGCGACCTCTCGGACCCCTACAGCCGTCGCGGCGGCCTCTGGGTGGTCCAGGGCCTGTCGCTCGGCGATCGCGTCTACGCGCCCGACGGCACGCTGCGCCGCCAGGCGGTGACCGTGGAGCTGGTCGACTACGAGGAGGCGCCCAGCATCCGGCCCGTCACGGTGCGGCGCACGCGAGCGAACGTCAACAAGCCGCGCACGCGCCGCGTCACGACGCGCAAGGGCGACACGCTGCGCCTGATCGCGGTCCGCGAGCTCGGCTTCGCGGGCGGCTGGCAGCGCATCCGCGACTGGAATCCGAAGCAGCTGAAGGGCACCCGGCCGGTCGGCCCCGATGACCCGCTGCGCGCCGGCGTGCGCCTGGTGCTGAAGTGA
- a CDS encoding HK97 family phage prohead protease — translation MRRRPDVTLGLGSALRLAAEVNPAGGPDADGRFSCVAAIFDVPIPRIFYSLVLRPGCFDRSLAERGLPSLLHDHDWSAVIGTVERCEADEQQLVAGATLFPPDTDRLREVRLAMTARNGDGRAPLREFSVGFDIRDARWDVLDDDEVLAVYDAQLWEFSVTLAGGILDSTGFLRAEARDDELLARFPREARPGDKSADLSAAARRKRALARAHLL, via the coding sequence ATGAGGCGACGCCCCGACGTGACGCTCGGCCTCGGCTCGGCCCTCCGCCTGGCCGCCGAGGTGAACCCGGCCGGCGGGCCCGACGCCGACGGGCGCTTCTCGTGCGTGGCCGCGATCTTCGACGTGCCGATCCCGCGGATCTTCTACTCGCTGGTCCTGCGGCCGGGGTGCTTCGACCGCTCCCTCGCCGAGCGCGGGCTGCCGAGCCTGCTGCACGATCACGACTGGTCCGCGGTGATCGGCACCGTGGAGCGCTGCGAGGCGGACGAGCAGCAGCTCGTGGCCGGCGCGACGCTCTTCCCCCCGGACACGGACCGGCTCCGCGAGGTGCGCCTCGCGATGACGGCCCGCAACGGCGACGGCCGCGCGCCGCTGCGCGAGTTCTCGGTCGGCTTCGACATCCGCGACGCCCGCTGGGACGTGCTCGACGACGACGAGGTGCTGGCCGTCTACGACGCCCAGCTCTGGGAGTTCTCGGTCACCCTCGCCGGCGGCATCCTCGACTCCACCGGTTTCCTGCGCGCCGAGGCGCGCGACGACGAGCTGCTGGCCCGCTTCCCCCGGGAGGCTCGGCCCGGCGACAAGTCCGCGGACCTGTCCGCGGCCGCCCGCCGCAAGCGGGCGCTGGCGCGAGCGCACCTGCTCTAG
- a CDS encoding plasmid mobilization protein, with translation MADRHLTLRVTPELHARLRGRAEQDGLSLSAWIRAKLSAALDEPAAADDSEIADRRETLALLTRAARMGDVTAMKALLAATEPGKQASTAGEAAAPRSPLDELAARRQRGA, from the coding sequence GTGGCTGACCGCCATCTCACCCTCCGCGTGACGCCCGAGCTGCACGCCCGGTTGCGCGGCCGCGCCGAGCAGGACGGGCTCAGCCTCTCCGCCTGGATCCGGGCGAAGCTCAGCGCCGCGCTCGACGAGCCGGCCGCCGCCGACGACAGCGAGATCGCGGACCGGCGCGAGACGCTCGCGCTGCTCACGAGGGCGGCCCGGATGGGCGACGTCACGGCGATGAAGGCGCTCCTGGCCGCCACGGAGCCCGGCAAGCAGGCCAGCACGGCAGGCGAGGCCGCCGCGCCGCGCAGTCCGCTCGACGAGCTCGCCGCGCGCCGCCAGCGGGGCGCGTAG
- a CDS encoding phage portal protein produces the protein MTVLIDRDGDPVELAPGRGDLRGSSTPLEEWFGSLGARGAVRLVGGKTVSYARLFAEQPWIGAAVMRMLTWAVRVPLKAYRRDGDDRRRLRPDDHPLAAALLTPWERAGQAQLVQAFLGPVLVHGNAVVGVDEGRSGALRFDAFDWRTLAPIKAGARQIAGWTVREDGDEREVSADHSIHVSWWSPLGPTGVSPLRQLGTTVRIEDAAQRWARATFENGARPPSAVQADKEFLGLDPTERQQLLAQLRADLDTIYAGPENAGRPALLPPGLEWNSVGHTAVEAELIDQRKVNREEVAAVYQIPPPMMGILDRATYSNITTMREMAYTDALGPPLVLIEQAITAQLVRNLLREPDIFVEFDFGVVLRGDRLKEIQALREGIASAIYTPNEARGALNMAASDEEGMDAFYLPTNNLQPVDRDAADGGEGLGDLSLAAQRFGQAIRNGVMSQEEARGLLGLEGPAPPNPNDEPQEDPA, from the coding sequence GTGACGGTCCTGATCGACCGCGACGGCGATCCGGTCGAGCTCGCGCCCGGCCGCGGCGACCTGCGCGGCTCCTCGACCCCGCTCGAGGAGTGGTTCGGGAGCCTCGGCGCGCGCGGCGCCGTGCGCCTGGTCGGCGGCAAGACGGTCTCCTACGCGCGCCTGTTCGCCGAGCAGCCGTGGATCGGCGCCGCGGTCATGCGCATGCTGACCTGGGCGGTGCGCGTGCCGCTGAAGGCCTACCGCCGCGACGGCGACGACCGCCGGCGCCTGCGCCCGGATGACCACCCCCTCGCGGCCGCCCTGCTGACGCCGTGGGAGCGGGCCGGCCAGGCGCAGCTCGTGCAGGCGTTCCTCGGGCCCGTGCTCGTGCACGGCAACGCGGTCGTCGGCGTCGACGAGGGCCGCTCGGGCGCGCTCCGCTTCGACGCCTTCGACTGGCGGACGCTGGCGCCGATCAAGGCCGGCGCCCGCCAGATCGCCGGGTGGACGGTCCGCGAGGACGGCGACGAGCGCGAGGTCAGCGCCGACCACTCCATCCACGTGTCCTGGTGGAGCCCACTCGGGCCCACCGGCGTCTCCCCCCTGCGCCAGCTCGGCACCACCGTCCGCATCGAGGACGCCGCCCAGCGCTGGGCGCGCGCCACCTTCGAGAACGGCGCCCGCCCGCCGTCTGCGGTCCAGGCCGACAAGGAGTTCCTCGGCCTCGACCCGACGGAGCGCCAGCAGCTGCTCGCCCAGCTGCGCGCGGACCTCGACACGATCTACGCCGGGCCCGAGAACGCGGGCCGGCCCGCGCTCCTCCCGCCCGGCCTCGAGTGGAACAGCGTCGGCCACACCGCGGTGGAGGCCGAGCTGATCGACCAGCGCAAGGTGAACCGCGAGGAGGTGGCGGCGGTCTACCAGATCCCGCCGCCGATGATGGGCATCCTCGACCGGGCCACCTACTCGAACATCACCACGATGCGCGAGATGGCCTACACCGACGCGCTCGGGCCGCCCCTGGTGCTGATCGAGCAGGCCATCACGGCGCAGCTGGTGCGCAACCTGCTGCGCGAGCCGGACATCTTCGTCGAGTTCGACTTCGGCGTGGTCTTGCGGGGCGACCGGCTGAAGGAGATCCAGGCGCTGCGCGAGGGGATCGCCTCGGCGATCTACACGCCCAACGAGGCGCGCGGCGCCCTCAACATGGCCGCCTCCGACGAGGAGGGCATGGACGCCTTCTACCTGCCGACGAACAACCTCCAGCCGGTCGACCGCGACGCGGCGGACGGCGGCGAGGGCCTCGGCGACCTCTCGCTGGCGGCGCAGCGGTTCGGCCAGGCCATCCGCAACGGCGTCATGAGCCAGGAGGAGGCGCGCGGGCTCCTCGGCCTCGAGGGGCCCGCGCCGCCGAACCCGAACGACGAACCGCAGGAGGATCCGGCATGA
- a CDS encoding terminase large subunit domain-containing protein, with product MALEDALALGRLMVLDTGEHWEPEPFQVAVIDALCRGVDRVWLEIPEGNAKTTLAAAVAIIHLFFVPDADAPVAAASRDQTNVLLRQALGLVRRSPGLPERFRCFEGYRRITCPGSAGRLQVFAADAGTGDGVIPTLAILEELHRHPSLELYRTWSGKLLKRRGQILIISTAGEPGAEYEQAKTAAIEECARQGEVHREPGLTVATMPGFEMRLHALAADEDLEDLEAVKRANPLRAITIDSLQAKRSEPTWNRQHWARFTCGRPARDNDSAIAEAEWLALERELIPAGEPVAVGADFGWKHDTTALVPLWTPAPDRRVLGVPRIVVPPRDGTSTEPARVREAFIAIHRVNPITVVAMDASAGGAQIAEWLEAEPGTLEDGSPDYEQGLGVEVVEVPPTNTVQTKVYDAWMEAVRNRWIRHPFDDQLTQHVLNAIAKPVSHDRYRFDRPNPSRAARHQDRRVIDALIAGSSVHWQQTASLDDKPPPLDLSAYRITTL from the coding sequence GTGGCGCTGGAGGACGCGCTCGCGCTCGGCCGCCTGATGGTGCTCGACACCGGCGAGCACTGGGAGCCCGAGCCCTTCCAGGTCGCCGTGATCGACGCCCTCTGCCGCGGCGTCGATCGCGTCTGGCTGGAGATCCCCGAGGGCAACGCGAAGACGACCCTTGCGGCCGCCGTCGCGATCATCCACCTGTTCTTCGTCCCCGACGCCGACGCGCCGGTCGCCGCGGCCTCGCGCGACCAGACGAACGTGCTCCTGCGCCAGGCGCTCGGCCTGGTGCGCCGCTCCCCCGGCCTGCCCGAGCGCTTCCGCTGCTTCGAGGGCTACCGGCGGATCACCTGCCCGGGGTCCGCGGGCCGGCTGCAGGTCTTCGCCGCCGACGCCGGCACCGGCGACGGCGTGATCCCCACGCTGGCGATCCTCGAGGAGCTCCACCGGCACCCGTCGCTCGAGCTCTACCGCACCTGGTCCGGGAAGCTCCTGAAGCGCCGCGGCCAGATCCTCATCATCTCGACGGCCGGCGAGCCCGGCGCCGAGTACGAGCAGGCGAAGACGGCGGCGATCGAGGAGTGCGCCCGCCAGGGCGAGGTGCACCGCGAGCCGGGCCTGACGGTGGCGACCATGCCCGGCTTCGAGATGCGCCTGCACGCGCTCGCCGCCGACGAGGACCTCGAGGACCTCGAGGCGGTGAAGCGGGCGAACCCGCTGCGGGCGATCACGATCGACTCGCTGCAGGCGAAGCGCTCCGAGCCGACCTGGAACCGCCAGCACTGGGCGCGCTTCACCTGCGGCCGGCCGGCGCGGGACAACGACTCGGCGATCGCCGAGGCCGAGTGGCTCGCGCTCGAGCGGGAGCTGATCCCGGCCGGCGAGCCGGTGGCCGTGGGGGCCGACTTCGGCTGGAAGCACGACACGACGGCCCTGGTGCCGCTCTGGACGCCGGCCCCGGATCGCCGCGTGCTCGGCGTCCCCAGGATCGTCGTGCCGCCGCGGGACGGCACGAGCACGGAGCCGGCCCGGGTGCGCGAGGCCTTCATCGCCATCCACCGCGTGAACCCGATCACGGTCGTGGCGATGGACGCCTCGGCCGGCGGCGCGCAGATCGCCGAGTGGCTGGAGGCCGAGCCCGGCACGCTCGAGGACGGCTCGCCCGACTACGAGCAGGGCCTGGGCGTCGAGGTGGTCGAGGTCCCCCCGACCAACACCGTCCAGACGAAGGTCTACGACGCCTGGATGGAGGCGGTCCGCAACCGCTGGATCCGCCACCCGTTCGACGACCAGCTCACCCAGCACGTCCTCAACGCGATCGCCAAGCCCGTCTCCCACGACCGCTACCGCTTCGACCGGCCGAACCCCTCGCGCGCCGCGAGGCACCAGGACCGTCGCGTGATCGACGCGCTGATCGCCGGCTCGTCGGTCCACTGGCAGCAGACCGCCAGCCTCGACGACAAGCCGCCGCCGCTCGACCTGTCCGCCTACCGCATCACGACCCTCTAG
- a CDS encoding HNH endonuclease signature motif containing protein → MLKACAHCGRGFRPRHARQTRCPEHELRGRAHRSPTTQAQDAEYRRMRAEVLADEPFCWVPGCGAPSTTVDHLIPVAAGGTHQRSNLRGCCEHHNLARGSRPLDPRGVGQITGSGRGTRCDGGLAARETAGDAACHAPARRG, encoded by the coding sequence GTGTTGAAGGCCTGCGCTCACTGTGGACGCGGCTTCCGCCCCCGCCACGCCCGGCAGACGCGCTGCCCCGAGCACGAGCTGCGCGGGCGCGCCCACCGCTCGCCCACGACGCAGGCCCAGGACGCGGAGTACCGCCGCATGCGGGCCGAGGTCCTGGCCGACGAGCCGTTCTGCTGGGTGCCGGGCTGCGGCGCCCCCTCGACGACGGTCGACCACCTGATCCCCGTGGCAGCCGGCGGCACCCACCAGCGCAGCAACCTGCGCGGCTGCTGCGAGCACCACAACCTCGCACGCGGGTCGCGGCCGCTCGACCCCAGGGGGGTGGGTCAGATCACGGGCTCGGGTCGGGGGACGCGGTGCGACGGGGGGCTCGCCGCGAGAGAAACCGCCGGTGATGCGGCGTGTCACGCCCCCGCGCGCCGTGGCTGA